From the genome of Deinococcus sp. AJ005, one region includes:
- a CDS encoding ABC transporter permease, translated as MDGLFAQLITAAFLATFIRSLVPLLLTALGGLFSERSGVVNIALDGLIIFGALGGAVLTKVLEPVLGTAAPWAGWLGGALVGGLIAWIHAVISIKYRADQVISGTAINLLATGVPAVILTAMYGSSTESPKVANALPLWGVGELRFSPPVYFAFLAVAVTWYVLYRTPFGLRLRATGEQPGAAASMGINVKRMRYTAVILSGVLAGTAGVFLSIGNLDSYVRNISAGGGFIALAALIFGQWKPLGVLGATMLFGFLQALSIALGGGDLLPPTLVQALPYLITILALIFTGRSRAPKALGKPYEG; from the coding sequence ATGGACGGGCTGTTCGCACAATTGATCACGGCGGCATTTCTCGCCACCTTTATCCGCAGTCTGGTTCCGCTGCTGCTCACTGCCCTGGGTGGGCTGTTCAGCGAGCGCAGCGGCGTGGTCAATATCGCGCTGGACGGGCTGATCATCTTTGGGGCGCTGGGTGGAGCGGTGCTGACCAAGGTGCTGGAACCTGTGCTGGGGACCGCCGCACCGTGGGCAGGCTGGCTGGGTGGGGCGCTGGTGGGCGGGCTGATTGCCTGGATTCACGCGGTCATCAGCATCAAGTACCGCGCCGATCAGGTGATCAGTGGCACGGCCATCAACCTGCTGGCGACGGGTGTGCCTGCCGTGATCCTGACCGCGATGTACGGCAGCTCCACCGAAAGCCCCAAGGTCGCCAACGCGCTGCCGCTGTGGGGCGTCGGTGAACTGCGTTTCTCCCCGCCCGTGTACTTCGCGTTCCTGGCGGTGGCGGTGACGTGGTACGTGCTGTACCGCACGCCGTTTGGCCTGCGCCTGCGCGCCACCGGGGAACAGCCGGGGGCGGCGGCCAGCATGGGTATCAACGTCAAGCGGATGCGCTATACCGCCGTGATCCTGTCCGGCGTGCTGGCCGGGACGGCAGGCGTGTTCCTGAGCATCGGCAACCTGGATTCCTATGTCCGCAACATCAGCGCGGGGGGCGGCTTTATCGCGCTGGCCGCCTTGATCTTTGGGCAGTGGAAACCGCTGGGGGTGCTGGGGGCCACCATGCTGTTCGGCTTCCTTCAGGCGCTGTCCATCGCGCTGGGGGGCGGGGACCTGCTGCCGCCCACGCTGGTGCAGGCGCTGCCGTACCTGATCACCATCCTGGCCCTGAT